A part of Sebastes umbrosus isolate fSebUmb1 chromosome 21, fSebUmb1.pri, whole genome shotgun sequence genomic DNA contains:
- the mynn gene encoding myoneurin: protein MAQITNHGKLLLQRLHQQREMDFLCDITIMVRDVEFRAHRNILAAFSKYFSSQAEKGQDVTTLDPDKVSRYALEKLLEFIYTGQMNLSSTRQAAVRRAAVFLGISEAMKYLVETPHWSELSETSQSEMDKEAGLSPPSPASHSSPSSPLPLSIISVVGDCQEEGIAGGKQADEANDVDMEEGERSDAEYTPTTPKSVGRGQGRKRGRKPKSVSVEQVEASSSVEGTPKTQGYRGRGRGRGRGRGRGRGRGRGRGRGAIKSEDLSIEDSDGSVKDFGDFSEDWSPSQDDDTPPKKPRLSSVEGRRGRGRPRGRGRGRGRGRGRRKTVVEEEEEEEEEEDDEEEEEEGESGGAGTDYEGEEGEVEAGEQDPSEMDELSLSCTECNKLFKDVSSLRRHEKIHEGLKPFVCIFCSKNFRQATQLKTHLRIHTGEKPFNCSECDKCFAQKCQLVAHRRMHHGEEKPYTCERCGFKFATSSNYKIHIRLHSGEKPYVCDICGQAFAQSSTLTYHKRRHTGEKPYQCDLCGMSFSVSSSLIAHARKHTGETPYKCAQTQCDASFVTSSELKKHMRRLHPEGNNGVQCLLCGNRFASVKNMIKHQEKAHADEVRQHKERARAVVLLASSHPVAFVQGKLTQENKGMASIPEGGEPANPEPTTPNPKDPTPEATAATDDSATTTAIIQDFKAEPAHSDISAAGGDQVTFEPDPEQTINSDTLHALVEQLRPPPSPAQSLEQIVIIRTVDNGEHNAPQQ, encoded by the exons ATGGCTCAGATCACCAATCATGGTAAGCTGCTCCTGCAGCGCTTACATCAGCAGCGAGAGATGGACTTCTTGTGCGATATAACCATAATGGTGCGAGACGTGGAGTTCAGAGCCCACCGCAACATCCTGGCAGCGTTCAGCAAGTACTTCTCCTCCCAGGCCGAGAAGGGTCAAGACGTCACGACCTTGGACCCCGATAAGGTCAGCCGTTACGCTCTGGAGAAGCTTCTGGAGTTTATCTACACTGGACAGATGAACCTCAGCAG caCCAGACAAGCAGCGGTGCGTCGAGCGGCTGTGTTCCTGGGAATATCTGAGGCCATGAAGTATCTGGTTGAAACCCCCCACTGGTCCGAGCTGAGCGAAACGTCCCAGTCAGAGATGGATAAAGAAGCTGGTCTCTCTCCTCCCAGTCCGGCCTCTCACAGCTCCCCCAGCTCACCACTTCCCCTGTCTATCATCTCCGTTGTGGGGGACTGTCAGGAGGAGGGGATAGCTGGCGGAAAGCAGGCCGATGAGGCCAACGAtgtagacatggaggagggagaaaggagtGATGCCGAGTACACCCCTACTACGCCGAAGAGCGTTGGGAGAGGGCAGGGACGGAAGAGGGGCAGAAAGCCGAAGAGTGTTAGTGTCGAACAGGTGGAGGCGAGCAGCTCGGTTGAGGGCACGCCCAAAACTCAGGGCTacagggggagggggagaggcCGAGGCCGAGGCCGAGGGAGAGGCCGAGGAAGAGGCAGGGGGAGAGGCAGAGGTGCAATTAAAAGTGAAGATCTTTCTATTGAAGATTCTGACGGGAGCGTGAAGGATTTCGGGGACTTCTCTGAAGACTGGAGCCCCTCTCAGGACGACGACACTCCGCCCAAGAAGCCTCGACTGAGCAGCGTAGAGGGGCGGCGAGGGCGAGGCCGGCCGAGGGGccgaggcagagggagaggcagGGGGCGAGGCAGGAGGAAGAccgtggtggaggaggaggaggaagaagaagaagaagaagatgatgaagaagaagaagaagaaggggagaGCGGCGGGGCGGGGACAGATTacgagggggaggagggggaggttgAGGCCGGGGAGCAGGATCCGTCGGAGATGGACGAGCTGTCACTGTCGTGCACCGAGTGCAACAAACTGTTTAAAGACGTGAGCAGCCTGCGCCGACACGAGAAGATCCACGAGGGCCTGAAGCCGTTCGTCTGCATCTTCTGCTCCAAAAACTTCAGACAAGCTACCCAGCTGAAGACACACCTGCGCATACACACAG gCGAGAAGCCGTTTAATTGCTCCGAATGTGACAAGTGTTTTGCTCAGAAGTGTCAGCTGGTGGCTCACCGCCGGATGCACCACGGAGAGGAGAAGCCCTACACCTGCGAGCGCTGCGGCTTCAAGTTCGCTACCTCGTCCAACTACAAAATACACATCAG ACTTCACAGCGGGGAAAAACCGTACGTCTGTGACATCTGCGGTCAGGCGTTCGCTCAGTCCAGCACGTTGACCTACCACAAGCGACGCCACACCGGAGAGAAACCGTACCAGTGTGATCTGTGCGGCATGTCGTTCTCCGTCTCTTCGTCTCTTATCGCTCACGCACggaaacacacag GCGAGACTCCGTACAAATGTGCACAGACGCAATGTGACGCAAGCTTTGTGACGTCTTCCGAACTGAAGAAACACATGAGGCGACTTCACCCAG AGGGGAACAACGGCGTGCAGTGTCTGCTGTGTGGAAACCGGTTCGCCAGCGTAAAGAACATGATCAAACACCAGGAGAAGGCTCACGCTGATGAAGTGCGGCAACACAAGGAGAGAGCCAGAGCAG tcgTGCTCCTGGCGTCCAGTCATCCCGTGGCGTTTGTCCAGGGCAAACTCACCCAGGAAAACAAAGGCATGGCTTCTATCCCGGAAGGCGGCGAGCCGGCCAACCCCGAACCAACCACGCCCAACCCCAAAGACCCCACGCCAGAGGCAACCGCCGCCACTGATGACTCCGCTACCACCACCGCCATCATTCAGGACTTCAAGGCGGAGCCCGCGCACTCCGACATCAGCGCAGCCGGCGGCGACCAGGTGACCTTCGAACCCGACCCGGAGCAGACTATCAACTCGGACACCCTCCACGCTCTGGTGGAGCAGCTGCGGCCGCCGCCCTCCCCCGCCCAGAGCCTGGAGCAGATCGTCATCATCAGGACGGTGGACAACGGCGAACACAACGCTCCTCAGCAGTGA